In Haliotis asinina isolate JCU_RB_2024 chromosome 16, JCU_Hal_asi_v2, whole genome shotgun sequence, the following are encoded in one genomic region:
- the LOC137268555 gene encoding myogenesis-regulating glycosidase-like encodes MYPQWVPGVTCVLLLAVTCSPVLALKSRQTPYKVGPITVNVASRPMEMKVENLHGRNPLAAQLGIDLPKSRDLQTLVDGNYLSIGVSEAADLRIRSYQYQDTDCVDVSWKATTCVTQVLTDCLDLGKGHWYGGSELREQLWPLEKVSTNMMPFVGTDSDFTDNYGPVQERMFFSSEGQGIYIEEDIPLFVSINATGDKKLCLQAKYDEYWYSSGGVNLPELNYTVCMAQDARSIHQLLSDRYIQKPEGTPNPLLFHTPIWATWAKYKKNITQALVIDFVNDIKKYNFTISQIGIDDDWTPKYGDLVFNPETFPDPKSMVDTLHSQNIAVALWVHPFVNIDTKAFPYLASQGWLIPDVSGKRPALTTWWNGPMAGHIDFSNPGAVKWYLDELNALKTNYGIDTFKFDAGDVTYLPPIFKANQTFPNRNHYTRLYATAAHNSDTTQNRVEVRTGLRTQHLPIYVRALDKNSIWTFQEGFRTIITNVLTFGLLGYPFILPDYIGGDSYGAYPDPELFIRWVQANALMSLMQFSLEPWAYNNSTVIEVAQEMVQLHAKYADKIIGLANDSLTTGYPIIRPLWWIAPTDEAALTVDDQFLLGDDVLVAPVVEQGATMRRIYLPAGRWRDELKGQTQDGGKWIDYPVTLRDLPYFTKIA; translated from the coding sequence ATGTATCCCCAATGGGTACCAGGTGTCACGTGTGTTCTTCTTCTCGCTGTCACATGTTCACCTGTTCTCGCCCTGAAAAGCAGACAGACACCATACAAAGTTGGACCCATAACCGTAAATGTTGCCTCTCGCCCCATGGAAATGAAAGTGGAGAACCTGCATGGCCGAAACCCCCTAGCAGCCCAACTTGGAATTGACTTGCCGAAATCCCGAGACCTACAAACCCTTGTCGATGGAAACTATCTCAGTATTGGGGTCTCTGAAGCTGCAGACCTGAGAATCAGAAGCTACCAGTATCAGGACACCGACTGTGTCGACGTGTCTTGGAAAGCTACTACGTGCGTCACACAGGTGTTGACCGACTGTTTAGATCTTGGAAAGGGGCACTGGTACGGGGGATCTGAACTCCGGGAACAACTCTGGCCGTTGGAGAAGGTTAGCACGAACATGATGCCCTTCGTTGGGACGGACAGCGACTTCACTGACAACTACGGTCCTGTTCAGGAGCGCATGTTCTTCAGTTCCGAAGGACAAGGGATCTATATTGAAGAAGACATACCACTGTTTGTAAGCATCAACGCAACCGGGGATAAGAAGCTGTGTCTCCAGGCTAAATATGATGAGTATTGGTATTCCAGTGGTGGTGTCAATCTCCCGGAGCTGAACTACACAGTATGCATGGCTCAAGATGCCAGGAGTATCCACCAGCTCTTGTCAGACAGGTACATCCAGAAGCCAGAAGGAACTCCAAATCCTCTGCTGTTCCATACACCTATCTGGGCAACATGGGCAAAGTATAAAAAGAACATCACACAGGCATTGGTAATAGATTTTGTCAATGATATCAAGAAGTACAACTTTACAATAAGTCAGATAGGAATTGACGACGACTGGACCCCAAAATATGGTGACTTGGTCTTCAATCCTGAAACGTTCCCAGACCCAAAAAGCATGGTGGACACATTACACAGTCAAAATATTGCCGTAGCTCTGTGGGTCCATCCTTTTGTTAATATCGATACCAAAGCATTCCCATACCTGGCAAGTCAAGGATGGCTGATTCCAGATGTTTCTGGGAAAAGACCTGCTTTGACTACATGGTGGAATGGACCAATGGCGGGTCATATTGACTTCAGCAACCCTGGCGCAGTGAAGTGGTATCTGGACGAACTGAACGCTCTGAAGACCAACTATGGAATTGACACCTTCAAATTTGATGCAGGCGATGTAACCTATTTGCCACCAATATTCAAAGCAAACCAGACATTTCCCAATCGTAATCACTACACCAGACTGTACGCCACTGCGGCTCATAACAGCGACACCACACAGAATCGGGTAGAGGTTCGTACAGGTTTGAGAACACAACACCTTCCCATATATGTCAGAGCGTTGGATAAGAATTCAATCTGGACCTTCCAAGAAGGATTTAGGACCATTATAACAAATGTGCTGACTTTCGGGCTTTTGGGCTACCCATTCATTCTTCCGGATTATATCGGAGGCGATAGCTATGGCGCATACCCCGACCCGGAGCTGTTTATCAGATGGGTACAAGCCAACGCTCTCATGTCACTTATGCAGTTCTCACTGGAACCTTGGGCATACAACAACAGCACTGTGATAGAAGTAGCTCAGGAGATGGTTCAACTCCATGCGAAGTATGCTGACAAGATCATTGGTCTGGCCAATGACTCCTTAACCACGGGTTATCCTATCATTAGGCCCCTATGGTGGATAGCACCCACAGATGAAGCAGCCCTGACCGTGGATGATCAGTTTCTACTTGGTGATGATGTTTTGGTGGCACCTGTTGTAGAGCAAGGTGCGACAATGAGAAGAATTTATCTTCCTGCTGGTAGATGGCGCGACGAACTGAAGGGACAGACACAAGATGGAGGGAAATGGATCGACTATCCTGTTACCTTACGAGATCTTCCATATTTCACTAAAATAGCTTGA